The Parus major isolate Abel chromosome 5, Parus_major1.1, whole genome shotgun sequence genome contains a region encoding:
- the PITPNM1 gene encoding membrane-associated phosphatidylinositol transfer protein 1 isoform X2: protein MTLRSVFLNKTPGFSGGGGAGTRGAPVSGARCLPLSDVTEAPPSPPYVTAVAVGTGCDVTIRGAGAERRRSCPPLCPAAAMLIKEYHILLPMSLEEYQVAQLYMIQKKSREESSGEGSGVEILANRPYSDGPGGSGQYTHKIYHVGSHIPSWFRALLPKAALQVEEESWNAYPYTRTRYTCPFVEKFSIEIETYYRPDAGQQTNIFNLSAAEKRQRILDTIDIVRDPISPGEYKPEEDPKLYHSSKTGRGPLGDDWLEAAAAGGPLMCAYKLCKVEFRYWGMQSKIEQFIHDVGLRKVMLRAHRQAWCWQDEWTDLTMEDIRQLEEETARMLAQKMAKCGEGEEPPAAGISPEGQPEPDGPGGQEEAELQVGANTPSDDTFAKQWSTSSRSSYSSQHGGGVSPQSLSEWRMQNIARDSENSSEEEFFDAHEDLSDSDEVFAKEMTKWSSNDFLDTLERPAELDEALGDGASATKGDGEGLGTSSFPEGGTAESTGQMCRIHALFLILHSGNILDQGAGEPGSKQADVQTLAATFDAVTRVHFPEALGHVALRLVPCPPICAAAYALVSKLSPYSHDRDSLSSSQDHIPLAALPLLATSSGTYQHAVGTVITRANQAYAAFLHSGEGTGFCGQVVLLGDCVGGILGFDALCQSRVGSGGSRSSSRRGSLSMEPISPEQCGGLDPLADGTEGVSVLGQASPEPSGTQGDSQQHSSTCSLQASEAPLEAEAPRSSAVALDGAEGASTRLEFKVSGFFLFGSPLGLVLALRKTVMPALDVAQLRPACEQIYNLFHAADPCASRLEPLLAKAFHAVPPLSVPRYQKYPLGDGTSSLLAEALQTHSALFLPKVDVAAPPTPTGSFGGFWKGSEPAEPPTPASTSEVVKILERWWGPKRIDYSLYCPDALTAFPTITLPHLFHASYWESSDVVAFILRQVMEKEGPQPAESEESSIYSPAIPREKWQRKRTQVKIRNVTANHRACDVIVCEGKAQVLSGRFMYGPLDVVTLTGEKVDIYIMTQPLSGKWLYYGTEVTSGSGRLTFTIPPDKALAIGIYPVRMVVRGDHSYAEAYLTVVARGTESVVFSIDGSFTASVSIMGSDPKVRAGAVDVVRLLAATHVPS, encoded by the exons ATGACTTTAAGAAGcgtctttttaaataaaacaccgGGGTTTTCCGGGGGCGGCGGTGCCGGTACACGCGGAGCGCCCGTGAGTGGCGCTCGCTGCCTTCCGCTCTCTGACGTCACGGAGGCCCCCCCCTCACCTCCCTACGTCACGGCTGTCGCCGTGGGAACGGGCTGTGATGTCACGATCCGAGGGGCCGGTGCAGAGCGGCGCAG GAGCTGCCCCCCGCTGTGCCCCGCCGCCGCCATGCTGATCAAGGAGTACCACATCCTGCTGCCCATGAGCCTGGAGGAGTACCAGGTGGCCCAGCTGTACATGATCCAG AAGAAGAGCCGTGAGGAGTCGAGTGGTGAGGGCAGCGGTGTGGAGATCCTGGCCAACCGACCCTACAGCGATGGCCCTGGGGGCAGTGGCCAGTACACCCACAAGATCTACCATGTCGGCTCCCACATCCCCAGCTGGTTCCGGGCACTGCTCCCCAAAGCCGCGCTCCAGGTGGAAGAGGAGTCCTGGAATGCTTATCCCTACACACGCACCAG GTACACATGTCCCTTTGTGGAGAAGTTTTCCATTGAGATCGAGACATACTACCGCCCAGATGCGGGGCAGCAGACCAACATCTTCAACCTGAGTGCGGCGGAGAAGAGGCAGAGGATTTTGG ACACCATTGACATCGTGCGTGATCCCATCTCCCCCGGGGAATACAAGCCCGAGGAGGATCCCAAACTCTACCACTCATCCAAGACGGGCCGGGGGCCGCTGGGGGATGActggctggaggcagcagcgGCCGGCGGGCCCCTGATGTGCGCCTACAAACTCTGCAAGGTGGAGTTCCGATACTGGGGGATGCAGTCCAAGATAGAGCAGTTCATCCACGACGTGG GTTTGAGGAAGGTGATGCTGCGTGCCCACCGCCAAGCCTGGTGCTGGCAGGATGAGTGGACAGACCTGACGATGGAGGATATCcggcagctggaggaggagacGGCGCGAATGCTGGCACAGAAGATGGCCAAGTGTGGCGAGGGCGAGGAGCCACCCGCAGCTGGGATCAGCCCCGAGGGGCAGCCGGAGCCAGATGGTCCTGGTGGGCAGGAGGAAGCGGAGCTGCAGGTGGGGGCCAATACCCCCTCTGATGATACTTTTGCCAAGCAGTGGTCCACCTCTTCCCGGTCTTCCTACTCTTCCCAGCATGGAG GGGGCGTGTCTCCTCAGAGCCTGTCGGAGTGGCGGATGCAGAACATTGCCCGGGACTCGGAGAACAGTTCTGAAGAGGAATTTTTCGATGCCCACG AGGATCTGTCTGACAGTGATGAGGTCTTTGCCAAGGAGATGACCAAGTGGAGCTCCAATGACTTCTTGGACACGCTTGAGCGACCAGCAGAGCTGGACGAGGCACTGG GGGATGGAGCCAGTGCCACCAAGGGGGACGGTGAAGGACTGGGGACATCCAGCTTCCCTGAG ggTGGCACGGCAGAGAGCACGGGGCAGATGTGCCGGATCCACGCgctcttcctcatcctccacAGCGGGAACATCCTGGATCAGGGAGCGGGCGAGCCGGGCTCCAAGCAGGCAGATGTGCAGACACTGGCGGCCACCTTTGATGCTGTCACCCGCGTCCACTTTCCCGAGGCACTGGGACATGTGGCCCTGCGTCTGGTGCCCTGCCCGCCCATCTGTGCTGCAGCCTATGCCCTTGTCTCCAA GCTCAGCCCCTACAGCCATGACAGGGACAGCCTGTCCAGCAGCCAGGACCACATCCCATTGGCAGCGCTCCCGCTGCTGGCCACCTCCTCAGGCACCTACCAGCACGCCGTGGGCACCGTCATCACCCGTGCCAACCAGGCCTATGCAGCCTTCCTGCACTCTGGAGAGGGCACTGGCTTCTGTGGCCAG gtggtgctgctgggggactGTGTGGGCGGCATCCTGGGATTCGATGCCCTGTGTCAGAGCCGGGTGGGTTCAGGGGGCAGCCGGAGCAGCAGCCGCCGTGGCAGCCTG AGCATGGAGCCCATCTCCCCGGAGCAGTGTGGTGGCCTGGACCCGCTGGCTGATGGGACAGAGGGAGTGTCAGTGTTGGGCCAGGCCAGCCCTGAGCCATCAGGGACACAGGGGGACAGCCAACAGCACAGCTCCACGTGCAG cctgcaGGCCAGCGAGGCTCCACTGGAGGCAGAGGCACCCCGGAGCAGCGCTGTGGCGCTGGATGGGGCGGAGGGTGCCAGCACCCGCCTTGAATTTAAGGTATCCGGCTTCTTCCTCTTCGGTTCCCCACTGGGGCTGGTGCTCGCACTGCGCAAGACCGTCATGCCTGCTCTGGATG tggcCCAGCTGCGTCCTGCCTGCGAGCAAATCTACAACCTCTTCCACGCCGCCGATCCCTGCGCCTCCCGCCTGGAGCCCCTCCTGGCCAAGGCCTTCCATGCTGTGCCCCCGCTCAGCGTGCCCCGATACCAGAAGTATCCCCTGGGTGATGGCACCTCGTCCCTGTTGG CGGAGGCCCTGCAGACACACtctgccctgttcctgcccaAAGTGGATGTGGCTGCTCCTCCTACCCCCACTGGCAGCTTTGGGGGCTTCTGGAAGGGCAgtgagccagcagagccccccACTCCTGCCAGCACCAGTGAGGTTGTCAAGA tcCTGGAGCGCTGGTGGGGCCCAAAGCGCATCGACTACTCTCTGTACTGCCCCGATGCCCTGACTGCCTTCCCCACCATCACCCTGCCCCACCTCTTCCACGCCAGCTACTGGGAATCCTCTGATGTGGTGGCCTTCATCCTGCGCCAG GTGATGGAGAAAGAAGGgccacagcctgcagagagcGAGGAGAGCTCCATCTACAGCCCCGCCATCCCTCGGGAGAAGTGGCAGCGCAAGCGCACCCAAGTGAAGATCCGG AATGTGACGGCCAACCACCGTGCCTGTGATGTGATCGTGTGCGAGGGCAAAGCGCAGGTCCTCAGCGGGCGCTTCATGTATGGACCCCTGGATGTGGTGACACTGACTGGGGAGAAG GTGGACATCTACATTATGACACAGCCGCTGTCAGGGAAGTGGCTGTACTATGGCACTGAGGTGACGAGTGGCAGCGGACGCCTGACCTTCACCATCCCTCCAGACAAGGCTCTGGCCATTGGGATCTACCCTGTGCGCATGGTGGTCAG AGGGGACCACAGCTATGCCGAGGCCTACCTGACCGTGGTGGCCCGTGGCACCGAGTCCGTTGTGTTCAGCATCGATGGCTCCTTCACCGCAAGCGTCTCCATCATGGGCAGTGACCCCAAAGTGCGGGCAGGGGCTGTGGATGTTGTAAG GCTCCTAGCAGCCACCCATGTCCCCTCCTAG
- the PITPNM1 gene encoding membrane-associated phosphatidylinositol transfer protein 1 isoform X1, which produces MTLRSVFLNKTPGFSGGGGAGTRGAPVSGARCLPLSDVTEAPPSPPYVTAVAVGTGCDVTIRGAGAERRRSCPPLCPAAAMLIKEYHILLPMSLEEYQVAQLYMIQKKSREESSGEGSGVEILANRPYSDGPGGSGQYTHKIYHVGSHIPSWFRALLPKAALQVEEESWNAYPYTRTRYTCPFVEKFSIEIETYYRPDAGQQTNIFNLSAAEKRQRILDTIDIVRDPISPGEYKPEEDPKLYHSSKTGRGPLGDDWLEAAAAGGPLMCAYKLCKVEFRYWGMQSKIEQFIHDVGLRKVMLRAHRQAWCWQDEWTDLTMEDIRQLEEETARMLAQKMAKCGEGEEPPAAGISPEGQPEPDGPGGQEEAELQVGANTPSDDTFAKQWSTSSRSSYSSQHGGGVSPQSLSEWRMQNIARDSENSSEEEFFDAHEDLSDSDEVFAKEMTKWSSNDFLDTLERPAELDEALGDGASATKGDGEGLGTSSFPEGGTAESTGQMCRIHALFLILHSGNILDQGAGEPGSKQADVQTLAATFDAVTRVHFPEALGHVALRLVPCPPICAAAYALVSKLSPYSHDRDSLSSSQDHIPLAALPLLATSSGTYQHAVGTVITRANQAYAAFLHSGEGTGFCGQVVLLGDCVGGILGFDALCQSRVGSGGSRSSSRRGSLSMEPISPEQCGGLDPLADGTEGVSVLGQASPEPSGTQGDSQQHSSTCSLQASEAPLEAEAPRSSAVALDGAEGASTRLEFKVSGFFLFGSPLGLVLALRKTVMPALDVAQLRPACEQIYNLFHAADPCASRLEPLLAKAFHAVPPLSVPRYQKYPLGDGTSSLLAEALQTHSALFLPKVDVAAPPTPTGSFGGFWKGSEPAEPPTPASTSEVVKILERWWGPKRIDYSLYCPDALTAFPTITLPHLFHASYWESSDVVAFILRQVMEKEGPQPAESEESSIYSPAIPREKWQRKRTQVKIRNVTANHRACDVIVCEGKAQVLSGRFMYGPLDVVTLTGEKVDIYIMTQPLSGKWLYYGTEVTSGSGRLTFTIPPDKALAIGIYPVRMVVRGDHSYAEAYLTVVARGTESVVFSIDGSFTASVSIMGSDPKVRAGAVDVVRHWQDSGYMIIYVTGRPDMQKHRVVAWLSQHNFPHGAVSFCDGLTHDPLRQKAAFLQSLRTEAEISIVAGYGSTKDVSVYSSLGLTPAHIYIVGRAVKKFHNQCQFLSEGYVAHLAQLEAAALANSPKGPPRPVLGKGTYGCPAPVDFLRKQSQLLRSRGSSQAERDGGPPSAPPGLSRTKPRSVSLKLEGEE; this is translated from the exons ATGACTTTAAGAAGcgtctttttaaataaaacaccgGGGTTTTCCGGGGGCGGCGGTGCCGGTACACGCGGAGCGCCCGTGAGTGGCGCTCGCTGCCTTCCGCTCTCTGACGTCACGGAGGCCCCCCCCTCACCTCCCTACGTCACGGCTGTCGCCGTGGGAACGGGCTGTGATGTCACGATCCGAGGGGCCGGTGCAGAGCGGCGCAG GAGCTGCCCCCCGCTGTGCCCCGCCGCCGCCATGCTGATCAAGGAGTACCACATCCTGCTGCCCATGAGCCTGGAGGAGTACCAGGTGGCCCAGCTGTACATGATCCAG AAGAAGAGCCGTGAGGAGTCGAGTGGTGAGGGCAGCGGTGTGGAGATCCTGGCCAACCGACCCTACAGCGATGGCCCTGGGGGCAGTGGCCAGTACACCCACAAGATCTACCATGTCGGCTCCCACATCCCCAGCTGGTTCCGGGCACTGCTCCCCAAAGCCGCGCTCCAGGTGGAAGAGGAGTCCTGGAATGCTTATCCCTACACACGCACCAG GTACACATGTCCCTTTGTGGAGAAGTTTTCCATTGAGATCGAGACATACTACCGCCCAGATGCGGGGCAGCAGACCAACATCTTCAACCTGAGTGCGGCGGAGAAGAGGCAGAGGATTTTGG ACACCATTGACATCGTGCGTGATCCCATCTCCCCCGGGGAATACAAGCCCGAGGAGGATCCCAAACTCTACCACTCATCCAAGACGGGCCGGGGGCCGCTGGGGGATGActggctggaggcagcagcgGCCGGCGGGCCCCTGATGTGCGCCTACAAACTCTGCAAGGTGGAGTTCCGATACTGGGGGATGCAGTCCAAGATAGAGCAGTTCATCCACGACGTGG GTTTGAGGAAGGTGATGCTGCGTGCCCACCGCCAAGCCTGGTGCTGGCAGGATGAGTGGACAGACCTGACGATGGAGGATATCcggcagctggaggaggagacGGCGCGAATGCTGGCACAGAAGATGGCCAAGTGTGGCGAGGGCGAGGAGCCACCCGCAGCTGGGATCAGCCCCGAGGGGCAGCCGGAGCCAGATGGTCCTGGTGGGCAGGAGGAAGCGGAGCTGCAGGTGGGGGCCAATACCCCCTCTGATGATACTTTTGCCAAGCAGTGGTCCACCTCTTCCCGGTCTTCCTACTCTTCCCAGCATGGAG GGGGCGTGTCTCCTCAGAGCCTGTCGGAGTGGCGGATGCAGAACATTGCCCGGGACTCGGAGAACAGTTCTGAAGAGGAATTTTTCGATGCCCACG AGGATCTGTCTGACAGTGATGAGGTCTTTGCCAAGGAGATGACCAAGTGGAGCTCCAATGACTTCTTGGACACGCTTGAGCGACCAGCAGAGCTGGACGAGGCACTGG GGGATGGAGCCAGTGCCACCAAGGGGGACGGTGAAGGACTGGGGACATCCAGCTTCCCTGAG ggTGGCACGGCAGAGAGCACGGGGCAGATGTGCCGGATCCACGCgctcttcctcatcctccacAGCGGGAACATCCTGGATCAGGGAGCGGGCGAGCCGGGCTCCAAGCAGGCAGATGTGCAGACACTGGCGGCCACCTTTGATGCTGTCACCCGCGTCCACTTTCCCGAGGCACTGGGACATGTGGCCCTGCGTCTGGTGCCCTGCCCGCCCATCTGTGCTGCAGCCTATGCCCTTGTCTCCAA GCTCAGCCCCTACAGCCATGACAGGGACAGCCTGTCCAGCAGCCAGGACCACATCCCATTGGCAGCGCTCCCGCTGCTGGCCACCTCCTCAGGCACCTACCAGCACGCCGTGGGCACCGTCATCACCCGTGCCAACCAGGCCTATGCAGCCTTCCTGCACTCTGGAGAGGGCACTGGCTTCTGTGGCCAG gtggtgctgctgggggactGTGTGGGCGGCATCCTGGGATTCGATGCCCTGTGTCAGAGCCGGGTGGGTTCAGGGGGCAGCCGGAGCAGCAGCCGCCGTGGCAGCCTG AGCATGGAGCCCATCTCCCCGGAGCAGTGTGGTGGCCTGGACCCGCTGGCTGATGGGACAGAGGGAGTGTCAGTGTTGGGCCAGGCCAGCCCTGAGCCATCAGGGACACAGGGGGACAGCCAACAGCACAGCTCCACGTGCAG cctgcaGGCCAGCGAGGCTCCACTGGAGGCAGAGGCACCCCGGAGCAGCGCTGTGGCGCTGGATGGGGCGGAGGGTGCCAGCACCCGCCTTGAATTTAAGGTATCCGGCTTCTTCCTCTTCGGTTCCCCACTGGGGCTGGTGCTCGCACTGCGCAAGACCGTCATGCCTGCTCTGGATG tggcCCAGCTGCGTCCTGCCTGCGAGCAAATCTACAACCTCTTCCACGCCGCCGATCCCTGCGCCTCCCGCCTGGAGCCCCTCCTGGCCAAGGCCTTCCATGCTGTGCCCCCGCTCAGCGTGCCCCGATACCAGAAGTATCCCCTGGGTGATGGCACCTCGTCCCTGTTGG CGGAGGCCCTGCAGACACACtctgccctgttcctgcccaAAGTGGATGTGGCTGCTCCTCCTACCCCCACTGGCAGCTTTGGGGGCTTCTGGAAGGGCAgtgagccagcagagccccccACTCCTGCCAGCACCAGTGAGGTTGTCAAGA tcCTGGAGCGCTGGTGGGGCCCAAAGCGCATCGACTACTCTCTGTACTGCCCCGATGCCCTGACTGCCTTCCCCACCATCACCCTGCCCCACCTCTTCCACGCCAGCTACTGGGAATCCTCTGATGTGGTGGCCTTCATCCTGCGCCAG GTGATGGAGAAAGAAGGgccacagcctgcagagagcGAGGAGAGCTCCATCTACAGCCCCGCCATCCCTCGGGAGAAGTGGCAGCGCAAGCGCACCCAAGTGAAGATCCGG AATGTGACGGCCAACCACCGTGCCTGTGATGTGATCGTGTGCGAGGGCAAAGCGCAGGTCCTCAGCGGGCGCTTCATGTATGGACCCCTGGATGTGGTGACACTGACTGGGGAGAAG GTGGACATCTACATTATGACACAGCCGCTGTCAGGGAAGTGGCTGTACTATGGCACTGAGGTGACGAGTGGCAGCGGACGCCTGACCTTCACCATCCCTCCAGACAAGGCTCTGGCCATTGGGATCTACCCTGTGCGCATGGTGGTCAG AGGGGACCACAGCTATGCCGAGGCCTACCTGACCGTGGTGGCCCGTGGCACCGAGTCCGTTGTGTTCAGCATCGATGGCTCCTTCACCGCAAGCGTCTCCATCATGGGCAGTGACCCCAAAGTGCGGGCAGGGGCTGTGGATGTTGTAAG GCACTGGCAGGACTCGGGGTACATGATCATCTACGTGACAGGGCGCCCCGACATGCAGAAGCACCGCGTGGTGGCCTGGCTCTCCCAGCACAACTTCCCCCACGGTGCCGTCTCCTTCTGTGACGGGCTCACCCACGACCCACTGCGCCAGAAAGCCGCCTTCCTGCAGAGCCTGCGCACCGAG gcagagatTTCCATAGTTGCTGGCTACGGCTCCACCAAGGACGTCTCCGTCTACAGCTCACTGGGACTTACCCCAGCACACATCTACATAGTGGGACGGGCCGTCAAGAAGTTCCACAACCAGTGCCAG TTCCTCTCCGAGGGTTATGTTGCCCACCTGGCCCAGCTGGAAGCCGCAGCTCTGGCCAACTCCCCCAAGGGCCCCCCACGACCTGTGCTGGGCAAAGGCACCTATGGCTGCCCGGCGCCTGTCGACTTCCTGCGgaagcagagccagctgctgcGCTCCCGCGgctccagccaggcagagcGGGATGGGGGGCCCCCCTCAGCACCCCCTGGCTTGTCCCGGACCAAGCCCCGCAGTGTCAGCCTCAAGCTGGAGGGTGAGGAGTGA